One stretch of Candidatus Dormiibacterota bacterium DNA includes these proteins:
- a CDS encoding GlsB/YeaQ/YmgE family stress response membrane protein → MGIITWIILGALAGWIASLIMRTDAEQGALGNIIVGIVGAFLGGFMAQALGAEGVTGFNFYSIVVAILGAVLLLWIVSLFRGGSAEVRR, encoded by the coding sequence ATGGGAATAATAACGTGGATCATTTTGGGGGCGCTGGCTGGATGGATAGCCTCTCTAATAATGAGGACCGATGCCGAGCAGGGCGCGTTAGGTAATATTATTGTAGGGATAGTGGGAGCATTTTTGGGAGGATTCATGGCCCAGGCCTTGGGGGCCGAAGGTGTTACTGGCTTTAATTTCTATAGTATAGTAGTAGCAATCCTAGGTGCCGTACTGTTGCTATGGATAGTCAGCCTGTTTCGGGGCGGAAGTGCAGAAGTACGAAGATAG
- the rsmA gene encoding 16S rRNA (adenine(1518)-N(6)/adenine(1519)-N(6))-dimethyltransferase RsmA has product MFGKRYYVIIHNFCQQVEYNEVMDLTDPNDLQLALRLSGIRPSKTLGQHFLVDRDSLNDIMKAGELTAHDTVLEIGPGLGVMTIPLTGRVKHVIAVEADKGMTELLARDRPKNLEIVEQDFTKFDLTQLPKNYKVVANIPYYLTSKIMRLLLESPNPPKVISVLIQKEVAHRIAAAPGSMSVLALSVQYYGKPEVVGEVERHKFWPPPKVDSAILKVALYDKPIFSADTGKLFRLIKAGFGEKRKMLRNSLAGGLNISIELAAGLVKQAGLVPTARAQELSLGQWEKLYTQAIKADIF; this is encoded by the coding sequence GTGTTTGGTAAGCGCTATTATGTGATTATTCATAACTTCTGCCAACAGGTAGAGTACAATGAGGTTATGGATTTAACCGACCCTAATGACCTACAGCTCGCCCTCCGCCTCTCCGGTATTCGCCCTAGTAAAACGCTCGGGCAGCATTTTCTGGTAGACAGGGACAGTCTAAACGATATTATGAAGGCCGGTGAGCTTACGGCACACGATACCGTACTAGAGATCGGCCCCGGGCTGGGCGTAATGACTATACCTTTAACAGGTCGGGTCAAGCATGTAATCGCAGTGGAAGCCGATAAGGGGATGACGGAGCTTCTGGCGCGTGACAGGCCTAAGAATCTGGAAATTGTAGAGCAGGATTTTACCAAGTTTGATCTTACCCAATTGCCTAAAAACTATAAGGTGGTGGCCAATATCCCTTACTACCTGACTTCTAAGATAATGCGCCTGCTTCTGGAAAGCCCTAACCCGCCCAAAGTGATTTCGGTTTTAATTCAAAAAGAAGTGGCGCATCGTATTGCGGCTGCTCCTGGCAGTATGTCGGTGCTAGCGCTCAGCGTGCAGTATTACGGTAAGCCAGAGGTGGTAGGGGAGGTAGAGCGGCATAAGTTCTGGCCACCGCCCAAAGTAGATTCAGCGATTCTTAAGGTAGCGCTGTATGACAAGCCGATTTTTAGCGCCGATACCGGTAAACTGTTCCGGCTCATTAAGGCCGGGTTTGGTGAAAAGCGTAAAATGCTCAGGAACTCACTGGCAGGCGGGCTGAATATCAGTATCGAGCTGGCTGCAGGTTTAGTAAAACAGGCCGGTTTAGTGCCAACAGCCCGGGCGCAGGAGCTGTCTTTAGGGCAGTGGGAAAAGTTATATACTCAAGCAATTAAGGCAGATATCTTCTAA